A single Saccharolobus shibatae B12 DNA region contains:
- the glyS gene encoding glycine--tRNA ligase, producing MSEVIDKVLDLAKRRGIFWSSYEIYGGVAGFYDIGPIGVKIKNRIVELWRKYFVKDNSDFVVEIESPMIGPAKVFEASGHVESFTDPIVECNNCKRIYRADHLIEDVLKRSVEGLKPEELTRIIRENNIRCQYCGGELGEVRLFNLLFTTNIGPYTGNLGYIRPETAQGMFTAFKRVYEATRQRLPIGIAQVGRVGRNEISPRQGLIRMREFTIMEVEFFIDPEDNNIENIPLHRFKETKLNILTASEKENDGKPQEFDLEESVREKIIIQPWMAYWMAVASSFVKALGINEFYFEEKLPYERAHYSKQTFDQIAVINGMKVEISGHAYRGDYDLSRHMKYSGQDLTIFRKYKEPKTIKKKTVIVNNTKLKDKELRKKVMELLNGKSAEEIEQMIRNNVTIDGKPLGEFISIVEREEKVHGEHFIPHVVEPSFGVERTLFLTILSAYREKEGRVLLSLPRHLAPYDIAVFPLLEREELIRKSMEIRENLSEKYEVLYDDSGSIGRRYARADEIGIPFAITVDPQTLLDNSVTIRDRDSWKQVRVKIDDLKISLEKLFRGEVFNKIGIEVNDSNE from the coding sequence GTGAGTGAAGTAATAGATAAAGTGTTGGACTTAGCTAAAAGAAGAGGAATATTTTGGTCATCGTATGAAATTTATGGAGGAGTAGCGGGATTCTACGATATAGGACCTATAGGTGTAAAGATTAAAAATAGAATAGTAGAGTTATGGCGAAAATATTTCGTGAAGGATAACAGTGACTTTGTAGTAGAAATAGAAAGTCCAATGATAGGCCCTGCTAAAGTGTTTGAAGCCAGTGGTCATGTGGAAAGTTTTACAGACCCTATCGTTGAGTGTAATAATTGTAAAAGAATATATAGGGCTGATCATTTAATCGAAGATGTATTAAAGAGAAGCGTAGAGGGTCTTAAGCCAGAGGAACTAACGAGGATAATAAGGGAAAACAATATTAGATGTCAATATTGTGGGGGAGAGTTAGGAGAAGTAAGATTGTTCAATTTACTTTTCACAACCAACATAGGTCCTTATACTGGTAATTTAGGTTACATTAGACCAGAGACAGCTCAAGGAATGTTCACTGCATTTAAACGTGTATATGAGGCTACTAGACAAAGACTACCTATTGGAATAGCTCAAGTAGGGAGAGTGGGTAGAAATGAGATCTCACCTAGACAAGGATTAATAAGAATGAGGGAGTTCACCATAATGGAGGTAGAGTTTTTCATAGACCCAGAGGATAATAATATTGAAAACATACCATTACATAGATTTAAGGAGACTAAGCTCAATATTTTGACTGCGAGTGAAAAGGAAAATGATGGTAAACCACAAGAGTTTGATTTAGAAGAGAGTGTAAGAGAGAAGATCATTATCCAACCTTGGATGGCATATTGGATGGCTGTAGCATCGAGTTTTGTCAAAGCGCTAGGTATTAACGAATTTTATTTTGAAGAGAAGTTACCTTACGAAAGGGCACATTATTCTAAACAGACTTTCGACCAAATCGCTGTAATTAATGGTATGAAGGTTGAGATTTCTGGGCACGCATATAGAGGAGATTACGATTTATCAAGGCATATGAAATATAGCGGACAAGATTTGACTATTTTTAGAAAATATAAAGAACCTAAAACGATTAAAAAGAAGACTGTCATAGTAAACAATACGAAATTAAAGGATAAGGAACTAAGAAAAAAAGTTATGGAGCTATTAAATGGGAAATCCGCTGAGGAAATTGAGCAAATGATTAGGAATAATGTGACGATAGATGGCAAACCTTTAGGTGAATTCATAAGCATTGTTGAGAGAGAAGAGAAGGTTCATGGTGAGCACTTTATACCACATGTTGTAGAGCCATCATTTGGCGTTGAAAGGACGTTATTCCTAACTATACTGAGCGCATATAGGGAAAAAGAGGGTAGAGTTTTGCTATCCTTGCCTAGACATCTAGCGCCTTATGATATTGCAGTTTTCCCACTTCTGGAGAGGGAAGAACTAATTAGGAAGTCAATGGAAATACGAGAAAATCTTTCCGAAAAATACGAAGTACTATACGATGATTCTGGAAGCATTGGAAGAAGGTATGCTAGAGCTGATGAGATTGGAATACCTTTTGCTATTACAGTTGATCCTCAGACATTACTAGATAACAGCGTAACAATAAGGGATAGAGATAGTTGGAAGCAAGTTAGAGTTAAAATAGATGACCTTAAGATTTCATTGGAAAAGTTATTTAGAGGAGAAGTCTTTAATAAGATTGGAATTGAGGTGAATGATAGTAATGAGTAA
- the yciH gene encoding translation initiation factor: MAENLCGGLPPDICEQLSKEEQFIKIKVEKRRYGKEVTIIEGIGGNDSELKKIASELKSKLAAGGTVKDGKILIQGDHKEKVREILIKMGYAESNILVIE; encoded by the coding sequence ATGGCAGAAAATCTGTGTGGTGGTCTTCCACCAGACATATGTGAACAACTTTCAAAGGAAGAACAATTTATTAAAATAAAAGTTGAAAAAAGAAGATACGGAAAGGAAGTCACAATAATAGAAGGAATAGGAGGTAATGATTCTGAACTTAAAAAAATAGCTTCTGAACTTAAATCCAAGTTAGCAGCAGGAGGTACAGTAAAAGATGGTAAAATACTAATTCAAGGAGATCATAAAGAAAAAGTTAGGGAAATCTTAATAAAAATGGGATATGCGGAATCTAACATTCTAGTTATTGAGTAG
- the speB gene encoding agmatinase translates to MSDGRLLYLNENSRKFAGFNKERSPFVIIGIPMDITSSYRPGSRFAPSSIRESAQYIEFYSIRNDVDMGEIGFNDVGDIILHPSNVEENISRISSVINYFHENGKITISIGGEHTITAGVIKGVKREGLCLVSFDAHLDLRDEYMGYRYDHACVMRRISEYGVKIIEVGTRAVSKEEIEYARQKGITFFTPQQVRLLGVKETSRRIITSIQECKSLYISFDMDGIDPAYAPGVATPEPDGLDPSTLLDIINLIADKRVIGFDVVEVSPSYDTSGITSVLASRIILETAATVYKSRSL, encoded by the coding sequence GTGAGTGACGGAAGATTACTTTATTTAAATGAGAATAGTAGGAAATTTGCTGGATTTAACAAGGAAAGATCACCCTTTGTAATAATTGGAATACCCATGGACATTACAAGTAGCTATAGGCCAGGTAGTAGATTTGCCCCATCTTCAATAAGAGAATCAGCTCAATATATTGAATTTTATTCAATAAGGAATGATGTGGATATGGGGGAAATAGGTTTCAATGATGTAGGTGATATAATTCTACATCCTTCAAATGTTGAGGAGAACATAAGTAGGATATCAAGTGTGATAAATTATTTCCACGAAAACGGGAAAATTACTATTTCCATAGGTGGGGAGCACACGATAACTGCGGGAGTGATAAAAGGAGTGAAAAGAGAAGGATTATGTTTAGTTAGTTTTGATGCGCATTTAGATTTAAGAGATGAATACATGGGATATAGATACGATCACGCTTGTGTTATGAGGAGGATATCTGAATATGGCGTCAAAATTATTGAAGTGGGAACTAGGGCAGTTAGTAAGGAGGAAATAGAATACGCTAGACAAAAGGGGATAACATTTTTTACACCTCAGCAAGTTAGACTTTTAGGGGTTAAGGAGACTTCAAGAAGAATAATTACCTCAATACAAGAATGTAAATCGCTCTATATCTCATTTGATATGGATGGGATAGATCCAGCTTACGCACCTGGTGTTGCAACACCAGAGCCAGATGGATTAGACCCATCTACTTTATTGGATATAATTAACTTAATTGCAGATAAAAGAGTTATAGGATTTGATGTTGTTGAAGTTTCTCCTTCTTATGACACTTCAGGTATAACTAGTGTACTAGCTTCTAGAATAATTCTGGAAACCGCTGCAACGGTTTATAAATCTAGATCGCTTTAA
- a CDS encoding DNA-directed RNA polymerase subunit P — protein MAVYRCGKCWKTFTDEQLKVLPGVRCPYCGYKIIFMVRKPTIKIVKAI, from the coding sequence ATGGCAGTCTATAGATGTGGTAAATGCTGGAAGACGTTTACAGATGAACAATTAAAAGTATTACCAGGTGTTAGATGTCCATATTGTGGTTATAAAATAATATTTATGGTTAGAAAGCCTACTATAAAAATAGTTAAAGCGATCTAG
- a CDS encoding transcription initiation factor IIB has protein sequence MLYLSEENKSVSTPCPPDKIIFDAERGEYICSETGEVLEDKIIDQGPEWRAFTPEEKEKRSRVGGPLNNTIHDRGLSTLIDWKDKDAMGRTLDPKRRLEALRWRKWQIRARIQSSIDRNLAQAMNELERIGNLLNLPKSVKDEAALIYRKAVEKGLVRGRSIESVVAAAIYAACRRMKLARTLDEIAQYTKANRKEVARCYRLLLRELDVSVPVSDPKDYVTRIANLLGLSGAVMKTAAEIIDKAKGSGLTAGKDPAGLAAAAIYIASLLHDERRTQKEIAQVAGVTEVTVRNRYKELTQELKISIPTQ, from the coding sequence GTGTTGTATTTGTCTGAAGAAAATAAATCTGTATCTACTCCTTGCCCTCCCGATAAAATTATATTCGATGCGGAGAGGGGGGAATATATTTGCTCTGAAACTGGAGAAGTTTTAGAAGATAAAATTATAGATCAAGGACCAGAATGGAGGGCATTTACTCCAGAAGAGAAGGAAAAGAGAAGCAGAGTTGGAGGACCTTTAAATAATACTATTCACGATAGGGGCTTATCCACTCTTATAGACTGGAAAGATAAGGACGCAATGGGAAGAACCTTAGACCCTAAGAGAAGACTCGAAGCGTTAAGATGGAGAAAGTGGCAAATAAGGGCTAGGATACAAAGTTCTATAGATAGGAACTTAGCACAAGCTATGAATGAATTAGAAAGAATTGGGAACTTACTGAACTTGCCAAAATCAGTTAAGGATGAGGCTGCACTAATCTACAGAAAAGCAGTAGAGAAAGGGTTAGTAAGAGGAAGGAGTATAGAAAGCGTTGTAGCAGCTGCCATATACGCAGCATGTAGAAGGATGAAGTTAGCTAGAACTTTAGATGAGATAGCTCAGTATACTAAGGCAAATAGGAAAGAAGTAGCTAGATGCTATAGACTATTACTTAGAGAGTTAGATGTTAGTGTGCCGGTAAGCGATCCAAAGGATTACGTAACTAGAATAGCTAACTTGTTAGGTCTAAGCGGAGCTGTTATGAAAACAGCTGCCGAAATTATAGATAAGGCGAAGGGTTCTGGTTTAACTGCTGGTAAGGATCCAGCTGGCTTAGCCGCAGCTGCGATTTATATAGCGTCATTATTACACGATGAAAGAAGAACCCAAAAAGAAATAGCGCAAGTTGCAGGCGTTACTGAAGTTACTGTGAGAAATAGGTATAAAGAACTTACACAAGAACTAAAAATTTCAATACCTACTCAATAA